In Candidatus Desulforudis audaxviator MP104C, a genomic segment contains:
- a CDS encoding glucose-1-phosphate thymidylyltransferase: protein MKALVLSGGKGTRLRPLTYTTAKQLIPVANKPILHFVLEQIATAGIEDVGVIISPETGGMVQDALGGGAGFGLRLTFIVQDEPLGLAHAVKTARAFLGDSPFLMFLGDNLVQGGVAPLAADFRRDTSTSIIQLKKVPDPRAFGVAVLDGGGRVARLVEKPKEFISDLALVGIYAFSPAVHAAIERIKPSWRGELEITDAIQELINMGHAVAPRLLEGWWLDTGKKDDILEANRVVLDEFTRRRVEGTVDEASQVVGRVEIEAGAVVERSVIRGPAVVGAGAKIVDSFIGPYTAIGRGTAVEDCSVEHSVILDNCRLRAVHHIEDSLIGSGARLTRDDSRRRVLRFFIGDECQITLS, encoded by the coding sequence TTGAAGGCTCTGGTTTTATCCGGCGGGAAGGGGACGCGGCTGCGGCCCCTGACCTATACCACGGCGAAGCAGCTTATCCCGGTGGCGAATAAGCCCATCCTGCACTTCGTCCTGGAGCAGATCGCTACTGCGGGGATCGAGGACGTGGGGGTGATCATTTCGCCCGAGACCGGCGGCATGGTGCAGGATGCGCTCGGCGGCGGGGCGGGGTTCGGCCTGCGGCTGACCTTTATTGTGCAGGACGAGCCCCTGGGCCTGGCGCACGCGGTCAAGACGGCCCGCGCTTTCCTCGGCGATTCGCCGTTCCTGATGTTCCTGGGGGACAACCTGGTGCAGGGCGGGGTGGCCCCGCTGGCGGCCGATTTCCGGCGGGACACTTCCACGTCGATTATTCAGTTGAAGAAGGTTCCCGACCCCCGGGCCTTCGGGGTGGCGGTGCTGGACGGCGGCGGCAGGGTGGCGCGGCTGGTGGAGAAGCCGAAGGAGTTCATTTCCGACCTGGCGCTGGTGGGCATTTACGCCTTTTCTCCCGCCGTCCACGCGGCCATCGAACGGATTAAGCCGTCCTGGCGGGGAGAGCTGGAGATCACCGACGCCATTCAGGAGCTGATTAACATGGGCCACGCGGTGGCGCCGCGCCTGCTGGAAGGCTGGTGGCTGGACACCGGGAAGAAGGACGACATCCTGGAGGCCAACCGGGTGGTGCTCGACGAGTTCACCCGCCGCCGGGTCGAGGGCACGGTGGACGAGGCCTCGCAGGTCGTGGGCCGGGTGGAGATCGAGGCCGGCGCCGTGGTGGAGAGGAGCGTCATCCGGGGGCCGGCGGTGGTGGGGGCCGGGGCGAAGATCGTAGACAGCTTCATCGGTCCCTACACGGCCATCGGCCGGGGAACCGCCGTGGAGGATTGCAGCGTGGAACATTCCGTGATCCTGGATAACTGCCGGCTGCGGGCGGTGCACCACATCGAGGACAGCCTCATCGGCTCCGGTGCGCGCCTGACGCGGGACGATAGCCGCCGCCGGGTTCTACGCTTTTTTATTGGCGACGAGTGCCAGATTACCCTTAGTTAG
- a CDS encoding O-antigen ligase family protein — translation MELTILGYILIPIGLFFLIWRPLYLFYLAVFFIPFSASSVLNFDSISFGLQPSQYFGILWMTSGFMSLLIRPKLTIPKEVKSSLALILLFGFFIGASLLMPAIIAGNVEAPGAQGYPGTAPVEFSAFNVTQFLYVAYGILLSVNTAIRVRDNQTAVKAARVYVLSGLFVATWAILQYFCYYAGVAYPSALFNNSASSYALGYNQELSEFGLRRLTSVAVEPSALARYLLTCVALVSVMLVRKKSLFRWRLMQPAALVFFIMVLLLSTSTTAYVGLILLFALLLLVNVRTPTVWSKLALWLGGLLLMVLALVTAFPNFLDVLTVLTKGKLQTFSGQERLAVILEAFKLFEQFPILGVGWGSTAADSLIVKLLSNAGILGSSMFFAFIVSILRTALRAANAEPQALHNALLVSFVTALCLTLLVDMLIGFSFVFGHFWFLAGLSLSLSGAACRVRYGTIKIGLSRTDLKAKLSY, via the coding sequence ATGGAATTGACAATACTGGGATATATTCTTATACCAATAGGCCTATTTTTTCTGATATGGCGTCCTCTTTATCTCTTCTATTTAGCTGTATTTTTCATTCCGTTCTCTGCATCGTCCGTATTGAATTTCGACAGTATTAGTTTCGGGCTCCAACCCTCCCAGTACTTCGGCATATTGTGGATGACCAGTGGATTCATGTCGCTGTTAATAAGACCAAAGCTGACGATTCCGAAAGAAGTTAAATCATCACTCGCTCTTATCTTGCTATTTGGTTTTTTTATTGGAGCCTCACTATTGATGCCGGCCATTATCGCTGGCAACGTTGAGGCTCCGGGAGCGCAAGGTTACCCTGGTACAGCACCAGTTGAATTTAGCGCCTTTAACGTTACACAGTTTCTTTACGTCGCGTACGGCATTTTGCTATCGGTGAACACTGCCATCCGGGTCCGAGATAACCAAACGGCAGTGAAGGCGGCCAGGGTCTATGTACTGTCCGGACTTTTTGTGGCCACGTGGGCGATTCTTCAGTATTTCTGCTACTATGCAGGTGTTGCGTACCCCTCCGCTCTGTTCAATAACTCGGCTAGCTCATATGCCTTAGGCTACAATCAGGAATTGAGCGAGTTTGGGTTAAGACGTCTAACTTCGGTGGCAGTAGAACCTTCCGCATTAGCCCGTTACCTGTTAACCTGCGTAGCCCTGGTTAGTGTAATGCTCGTTCGAAAGAAGAGCCTTTTTAGATGGAGACTTATGCAACCGGCTGCTCTGGTCTTCTTTATAATGGTACTTCTACTATCAACGTCTACAACCGCGTACGTCGGCCTGATATTGTTGTTTGCTCTTTTACTCCTTGTTAATGTTCGAACGCCGACGGTGTGGTCTAAACTCGCTCTATGGCTCGGTGGTCTCCTGCTGATGGTACTTGCCCTAGTTACCGCATTTCCGAACTTTTTGGACGTTCTAACTGTGCTCACGAAAGGAAAGCTGCAAACGTTCTCTGGGCAGGAGCGGTTGGCAGTTATCCTTGAAGCCTTCAAACTGTTTGAGCAGTTCCCGATATTGGGTGTGGGGTGGGGAAGTACTGCGGCAGATAGTCTTATCGTAAAGTTACTGTCAAACGCCGGCATTTTGGGGTCGTCTATGTTCTTCGCGTTTATAGTGTCTATTCTGAGAACAGCGTTAAGAGCTGCAAATGCAGAACCACAAGCCCTGCATAATGCGCTGCTTGTTTCGTTTGTAACGGCTCTATGTCTCACACTCTTAGTTGATATGCTAATTGGATTTTCGTTTGTTTTTGGACATTTTTGGTTTTTGGCAGGTTTGTCTTTATCCCTATCAGGGGCAGCTTGTCGTGTTCGCTATGGAACCATCAAGATCGGCCTGAGCCGTACGGACCTGAAGGCCAAGTTGTCCTATTAG
- a CDS encoding glycosyltransferase family 4 protein, which produces MRIVFIHDWAITLAGAERCLEVFHELWPDAPLYTLVYQEDSVRRLGFEPGQVHASFLQRFPRAQKWHRKYLPFYPLAIEQFDLSGYDVILSSSHAVAKGVLVRSDQLHICYCHTPVRYAWDLTHRYLKENGLERGLKSLLARAILHYIRLWDTLAANRVDHFIANSRYTARRIWRAYRREAEVIHPPVDVERFQLNERKDNFFLFVSRLVPYKKADLVVAAFTRLGIPLKVVGDGPQFDECRRLAGKNVEFLGYQDDATVADLISRARALVFAAEEDFGIVPVEAQACGTPVIAFGRGGALETVVAADGENWDRATGLFFSEQTEESLASAVQEFLRCEALFRPEVIRRNAERFGRERFKEEIRDLVDKLVKERRVAEGRFK; this is translated from the coding sequence GTGCGGATTGTCTTTATTCATGATTGGGCTATTACTCTTGCCGGTGCCGAGCGCTGCCTGGAAGTATTTCATGAGTTGTGGCCGGATGCGCCGCTTTACACGCTGGTTTACCAGGAGGATAGCGTGCGGCGGCTGGGCTTTGAGCCGGGCCAGGTGCATGCGTCATTCCTGCAGCGTTTTCCCAGGGCGCAAAAGTGGCACCGCAAATATCTGCCCTTTTACCCGCTGGCCATAGAGCAGTTTGACCTTTCAGGTTACGACGTGATCCTCTCCAGCAGCCACGCGGTGGCCAAGGGGGTCCTGGTCAGGTCCGACCAGCTCCACATCTGCTACTGCCACACGCCGGTGCGTTACGCCTGGGACCTCACCCACCGCTACCTTAAGGAAAATGGCCTGGAGAGGGGCTTGAAGTCGCTTCTTGCAAGGGCAATTTTACACTACATACGGCTCTGGGACACGCTGGCGGCCAACCGGGTGGACCATTTTATTGCCAACTCCCGTTACACCGCCCGGCGCATCTGGCGGGCCTACCGGCGGGAGGCCGAGGTTATTCACCCGCCTGTGGATGTGGAGCGGTTCCAGTTAAATGAGAGGAAAGACAATTTCTTTCTCTTTGTTTCCAGGCTTGTACCGTACAAGAAAGCGGACCTGGTGGTGGCCGCCTTCACACGACTGGGCATCCCGCTTAAGGTGGTTGGCGACGGACCGCAGTTTGATGAGTGCCGGAGGCTGGCGGGGAAAAACGTGGAGTTTCTCGGGTACCAGGACGACGCTACCGTCGCGGACCTGATATCCCGTGCGCGGGCGTTGGTATTTGCTGCGGAGGAGGACTTCGGCATTGTGCCCGTAGAGGCCCAGGCCTGCGGCACGCCGGTAATCGCCTTTGGGCGGGGTGGAGCGTTGGAAACAGTGGTGGCGGCGGACGGTGAGAACTGGGACAGGGCGACCGGTCTCTTTTTCTCTGAACAGACGGAGGAGAGCTTGGCCTCGGCAGTGCAAGAGTTTCTTCGCTGCGAGGCCTTATTCCGGCCTGAGGTCATCCGGCGAAACGCCGAACGCTTCGGCAGAGAGCGGTTCAAGGAGGAAATTCGTGACCTGGTTGACAAGCTGGTTAAGGAGCGTAGAGTTGCGGAAGGGCGGTTTAAGTAA
- a CDS encoding glycosyltransferase, producing MPCGVGDYTYRLVEALLRVDEGVKVDVVTSADSRVKVSSHARLVVHQVSNWGVRGLFSLMRMAARSGADVVHIQYPTKGYGTGLAPNLLPLFWYFYRPRMSVVVTLHEFTIAHPLRKLSTVFLILAPRRLVVCDLREEKALRHFRWPRGRPELIPLGANIPVWFKCHPQVREGDHLTLCHFGFLNKSKEGFLCVEALCRLWREGLPSKLVFVGGIKPEEEARLRALAAEKRVADLVSFTGFCPTDEVSRHLAQADIALFPFRDGISLRRGSFVAAMQHGLAVVTTRARDYLPPGLQDGENVLLAPVGDWEAFLQAVRRIASDSELRLRLGTNAKRWGAAFTWEAIARRHIALYRELVGVRVKGDGPK from the coding sequence ATGCCATGCGGTGTCGGGGACTATACCTACCGGCTGGTGGAGGCGCTCTTGCGGGTAGATGAGGGGGTTAAGGTGGACGTGGTCACCAGCGCGGATAGCCGGGTCAAAGTCTCTTCACATGCCAGACTCGTAGTGCACCAAGTGAGCAACTGGGGCGTGAGGGGCCTCTTCTCTTTAATGCGGATGGCTGCCCGAAGCGGAGCGGACGTGGTACACATCCAGTATCCCACAAAAGGATATGGCACCGGGCTGGCGCCCAACCTCCTCCCGCTTTTCTGGTATTTCTATCGGCCCAGGATGTCGGTGGTAGTTACCCTGCACGAATTCACCATTGCCCACCCGCTCCGGAAGTTGAGTACGGTCTTTCTCATCCTCGCTCCGCGTCGGTTGGTCGTCTGCGACCTGCGGGAGGAAAAGGCCCTGCGCCACTTCAGGTGGCCGCGCGGCAGGCCCGAACTGATCCCTCTGGGCGCCAATATCCCGGTATGGTTCAAGTGCCACCCGCAGGTCCGTGAGGGCGACCACCTGACGCTCTGTCACTTTGGGTTTTTGAATAAGTCCAAGGAAGGTTTTCTTTGCGTTGAAGCGCTATGCCGCCTGTGGAGAGAAGGATTGCCTTCAAAACTCGTCTTTGTTGGCGGAATAAAGCCGGAGGAAGAAGCCCGGCTGAGGGCGCTAGCGGCGGAGAAGCGCGTGGCGGATCTTGTAAGCTTTACGGGCTTCTGCCCGACGGACGAGGTCTCCCGGCACCTGGCTCAGGCTGACATCGCTCTCTTCCCTTTCAGAGACGGAATCTCCCTCCGGCGGGGAAGCTTCGTCGCCGCTATGCAACACGGCTTGGCAGTGGTGACCACCCGGGCCCGGGATTACCTGCCGCCGGGTCTGCAGGACGGAGAGAATGTCCTTTTGGCCCCTGTGGGAGACTGGGAAGCCTTCTTGCAAGCGGTGCGGCGGATCGCTTCTGATTCTGAGTTGCGTTTGCGACTTGGCACCAACGCCAAGCGCTGGGGCGCGGCATTTACCTGGGAGGCCATCGCCAGGCGGCACATCGCGCTTTACCGTGAGCTTGTGGGCGTCCGAGTGAAAGGGGATGGACCGAAGTAA
- a CDS encoding methionine biosynthesis protein MetW: protein MIDRQLNYGRHLIKQFLKKASPYETVLDIGAGGGTDLKLAKDVNPKAETFAIESYLPYVENLRSQGITVYELDIERDRLPFDDGTVDVVIVNQVLEHIKEIFWVFHEITRVVPVSGKVIVGVPNLASLHNRVLLAMGRQPSTIRTNSAHVRGFTRGDVLKFLDDCFPHGYTLKGFGGSNFYPFPPVMARVLARIFPTMAWGIFFLLEKQREYDDGFLSFPVRERLETNFWLGEGR, encoded by the coding sequence ATGATTGACCGCCAGTTGAATTATGGCCGTCATTTAATTAAGCAATTTTTGAAGAAGGCATCACCATATGAAACTGTTCTCGATATTGGTGCCGGGGGGGGCACAGATCTAAAACTGGCGAAGGACGTTAACCCGAAGGCCGAAACCTTCGCGATCGAGTCCTACCTGCCTTATGTCGAGAATTTGAGGTCGCAGGGTATTACCGTATACGAGCTCGATATCGAGAGGGACCGTTTACCATTTGATGACGGTACGGTGGACGTGGTCATAGTTAATCAGGTGCTAGAACATATCAAGGAAATATTTTGGGTTTTTCACGAAATCACGCGTGTAGTACCCGTGAGTGGTAAGGTGATAGTGGGTGTTCCCAATTTAGCTTCCTTGCACAATCGTGTTTTGCTGGCTATGGGTAGACAACCATCAACAATTAGGACGAACTCAGCCCATGTACGGGGGTTCACGCGAGGCGATGTCTTGAAATTTCTGGACGATTGCTTCCCTCACGGCTATACGCTGAAGGGTTTTGGTGGCAGCAATTTTTACCCATTTCCGCCTGTTATGGCACGGGTGCTGGCGCGTATTTTCCCGACGATGGCCTGGGGAATCTTTTTCTTGCTTGAAAAGCAACGCGAGTATGATGATGGGTTCTTGAGCTTTCCTGTTCGTGAGCGTCTGGAAACTAACTTTTGGCTCGGCGAGGGGCGGTGA
- the rfbC gene encoding dTDP-4-dehydrorhamnose 3,5-epimerase: MPFILTRLTIPDLVLVEPKVFGDERGFFMETYSYRDFAVFGIRAAFVQDNHSLSRGPVLRGLHYQKKPMAQAKLVRCIHGAIFDVAVDIRRGSPTYGKWVGVELSAENKRQLYLPRGFAHGFCALTEVVEVVYKVDNYYSPEHDRGIIYNDPDLGIVWPVARPLLSPKDARLPRLKDADNSFVYVPGEEG, encoded by the coding sequence ATGCCTTTCATTCTTACCCGCCTTACCATCCCGGATCTAGTACTGGTCGAGCCGAAGGTCTTCGGCGACGAGCGGGGCTTTTTCATGGAAACATACAGCTACCGGGACTTTGCGGTCTTCGGTATTCGCGCTGCGTTCGTGCAGGACAACCATTCCCTGTCCCGGGGGCCGGTGCTACGGGGGCTGCATTACCAGAAGAAGCCCATGGCCCAGGCGAAGCTGGTGCGCTGTATTCATGGGGCGATTTTTGATGTGGCGGTGGACATCCGCCGGGGTTCCCCGACCTACGGCAAATGGGTGGGGGTGGAGCTTTCCGCCGAGAACAAGCGCCAGCTTTATTTACCCCGGGGGTTTGCTCACGGGTTCTGCGCCCTGACGGAGGTCGTGGAGGTCGTTTACAAGGTGGACAACTATTATTCGCCGGAGCACGACCGGGGGATTATCTATAACGACCCCGACCTGGGCATAGTGTGGCCGGTGGCCCGGCCGCTTCTTTCGCCGAAGGACGCCCGGCTCCCGCGCCTTAAGGACGCGGACAACAGCTTCGTCTATGTGCCCGGTGAGGAGGGGTAG
- the rfbD gene encoding dTDP-4-dehydrorhamnose reductase has product MRVLVTGAQGMLGRAVAAEAGARGWAVVRLGRTDLDITDLTAVRSALREYRPDAVVNCAAYTDVDGAETARERAFAVNGLGPRNLALACRETGVDLLHISTDYIFDGRKDGPYGVYDDPCPVNVYGASKLWGERAIASLASRFYIVRVSWLFAPWGKNFVATMLRLGRERESLRVVDDQYGCPTYAPDLARLLLDLIATRCYGVYHATNQGVTSWCGFARAIMKQAGLPARVEPCTSAEFPRPARRPANSVLDPFPLRETVGYLLPPWEDALERCLKEMRKEELL; this is encoded by the coding sequence GTGCGTGTATTGGTGACCGGTGCTCAGGGGATGCTCGGGCGGGCGGTGGCGGCGGAGGCCGGGGCCCGCGGATGGGCGGTCGTACGCCTGGGTCGCACCGACCTGGACATCACGGACTTGACGGCCGTGAGGTCGGCCCTGCGGGAGTACCGGCCGGATGCAGTGGTAAATTGTGCCGCCTATACCGATGTCGACGGCGCGGAGACGGCGCGGGAGAGGGCCTTCGCTGTGAACGGCCTGGGCCCGCGGAATCTGGCCCTGGCCTGCCGGGAGACCGGTGTGGACCTGCTGCACATCAGCACCGACTACATTTTTGACGGCCGTAAGGACGGCCCCTACGGCGTGTACGACGACCCGTGCCCGGTCAACGTTTACGGGGCCAGCAAACTGTGGGGGGAGCGGGCGATAGCCTCCCTGGCGTCGCGCTTCTACATCGTGCGCGTGAGCTGGCTTTTTGCGCCCTGGGGCAAGAACTTCGTGGCCACTATGCTGCGCCTGGGGCGGGAGCGGGAGAGCCTGCGGGTGGTCGATGACCAGTACGGCTGCCCGACCTATGCGCCCGATCTGGCGCGGTTGCTTCTGGACCTCATCGCGACACGTTGCTATGGGGTCTACCACGCGACCAACCAGGGGGTGACGAGCTGGTGCGGCTTCGCCCGGGCGATAATGAAGCAGGCTGGGCTGCCGGCGAGGGTTGAGCCCTGCACCTCGGCGGAGTTTCCGCGTCCGGCGCGGCGGCCGGCCAACTCGGTCCTGGATCCTTTCCCCCTGCGGGAGACGGTGGGCTACCTGCTGCCGCCATGGGAGGACGCCCTGGAGCGCTGTTTAAAGGAGATGCGCAAGGAGGAACTGCTGTGA